One genomic segment of [Phormidium] sp. ETS-05 includes these proteins:
- a CDS encoding patatin-like phospholipase family protein, whose protein sequence is MTAYEKAHKKNGPYKLLALDGGGIRGVITLEVLEKIESTLRSALGDNKNFVLADYFDYIAGTSTGAIIGTALSYGMSVADVKKFYRESGETMFDKDFILAITRLAIHKYGDKNLAAKLKEVFGEDTTFGSEKLKTLLMLVMRNVNTDSPWPLSNNPKAQYNDPNLPDSNLKLPLWQLVRASTAAPTFFPPEKVQLGNREFIFVDGGVTAYNNPAFQLFLMATLEPYQLMWPTGEDNMLLVSVGTGLTPNINPELTAAKVDRTIYNAINIPGALMLAAQQQQDFLCRTFGKCLCGEVIDGEVGDLIDVKGPLESKLFTYVRYNAELTREGLDRLSGLEDIKPEDVQQMDSVKHMDKLERIGQAIAQQVKLEHFANFLQ, encoded by the coding sequence ATGACTGCCTACGAAAAAGCCCACAAAAAAAATGGTCCCTATAAACTTCTAGCTCTTGATGGCGGTGGCATCAGGGGAGTAATTACCCTTGAGGTCTTAGAAAAAATTGAATCTACCTTGCGGTCAGCCTTGGGGGACAACAAGAATTTTGTCTTAGCCGATTATTTTGATTACATTGCCGGTACGAGTACGGGGGCAATCATTGGCACCGCCCTTTCCTATGGCATGTCTGTAGCAGATGTGAAGAAATTTTATCGGGAAAGTGGCGAGACGATGTTTGATAAAGACTTCATCCTCGCCATTACCAGACTGGCCATCCATAAATATGGAGATAAAAACCTCGCCGCTAAACTCAAGGAGGTATTTGGAGAGGACACCACCTTCGGCAGCGAGAAGCTGAAAACCCTGCTGATGCTGGTAATGCGCAACGTCAACACGGACTCGCCTTGGCCTCTGTCCAATAACCCGAAAGCCCAGTACAATGACCCAAACCTCCCCGACTCTAACCTAAAACTGCCCCTGTGGCAGCTCGTCCGGGCAAGTACCGCCGCTCCCACTTTCTTTCCCCCCGAGAAAGTTCAGTTAGGGAACCGGGAGTTTATCTTCGTCGATGGCGGTGTCACTGCCTATAATAACCCAGCCTTCCAACTATTCCTGATGGCCACCCTCGAACCCTACCAACTGATGTGGCCCACCGGTGAAGACAATATGCTTTTGGTTTCCGTGGGCACTGGTCTCACCCCCAACATCAATCCAGAACTTACGGCGGCCAAAGTTGACAGAACCATCTACAATGCGATCAATATTCCGGGGGCTCTGATGCTGGCAGCTCAGCAACAACAAGACTTTTTATGTCGGACTTTCGGCAAATGTTTGTGCGGCGAGGTGATTGACGGGGAAGTAGGGGATTTAATCGATGTGAAGGGTCCTCTAGAATCCAAGCTCTTTACCTATGTGCGCTATAATGCCGAGTTGACTCGCGAGGGATTGGACCGGCTAAGTGGTTTGGAAGATATCAAACCAGAGGATGTGCAGCAAATGGATTCTGTGAAACATATGGACAAGCTGGAGCGGATAGGACAAGCGATCGCCCAACAAGTCAAGCTAGAACACTTTGCTAACTTTTTGCAGTAA